The Purpureocillium takamizusanense chromosome 11, complete sequence region CCGTCGAGCTCATATAGAGTGCCATTGATGGGGGTGTATGCAATGAAATGGAAAGCATCCTCCGCTTCCCCTGTCTTTTGCGTCTCATCGACGAAGGGACTGCTTCGCGCGAAGCTGTTATGTACCTCCCGGATCAGGTCCGAGTTGCTCAGGGCCTCACCACGGAACTCGGGTGGCAAGACCATGGTGAATTCGCGGAAGTCCTTCATTGGCGTCCCAATGTCCACGTCGCCGGTTTTGTTCATCAGAACGCTCAAGAGCGCCTGCGTAGCGCAAGCATTCTGTATCGTCTGTGCCGCGAAGAATATCTGCTCGGAGGCGTTCTGGTCAAAGGAGCCGTCGAGCGGTCCATCCGGCGTCGCATAAGGCCGGTCGGTGGGATACTTGAAGAGAAATATCACTCCATAGAGCGGCTGAAGCGTCGCCAACTCGGATGGGTCGAGGGTGAGAAGTTCTTCGAACTGGACATCCTTGACGCCGAGGTTCTCGATGAGGGACGTGAAGACGCCCTGGCGACGGATTAGCGAACAGAACTGCGCGGCTTGGCGATTCGTAACTGTACCGCATCGGACTCGACTGTTTCAGGGAGAATGGTCAGCTACGTCATGCAGTCGGGGACGAGTGAAAGAGGTCAGGAGCCCTACTGGTGTTCCAGCCGCCACTCATTGCTGCGTTGTAGCACGCCAGACTCTGGCCACGATCCGGAAAGTGAGCGGCAATTTCAGTGTGTCAAGAGGGAAGGAGCATCAAAAATCGGTTGCTGTCGAGGGAGAAACCTATGCAGGCGCTTGAGAGGGATGCGTCGCAAAAGAGGCCAGGGTGATGTTAAGGCAGCGTGCGACGCTTATAGAGCTTGTGCCAGGTTGAAGCTTGACGCGCGCCGCAGCTCTACGCTAGGTGCATACATACTCAACTAGCGATAAGATAACAGCTATTGCCTCCCAACACGTGAGCTTCTCCCCCCGCGCatccctcgacgacgaccgcctaCGCCGCTATCTTGCGGATGTGGACAGCACAGATGCAGGTCTGCGATCTGTTTGCCGTCTTTGGTAACGATAATGGAGGTCCAGCATCATGGGCGGTCCAGGGCGCCAATCTCTGCTCTATTTTGCCGGCGCTTGCACACGCTGATAGTCTATAGGTAAGTAGCCAAGCGAATAAAACACCAGCTTGGACGTGAAATACATGCTCATCAAGTATAGGTGACGTCTTTGGATCAATCGCTCCACAAACGCTGCTCCGGTCTACCTATCGCTCGTTCTAACTGTCCGCCGATTTCGTAAGAACTTCGTGCTTTTGGTGTCACGTCACAAATGGGCTCGTTCCCAGGCAGCATCGTGACCTCGATCAGGTCGACGAGTTCACTAGTTCTCCCCGCCTCACAaccttcttggcctgctcTCTTGCAGCATCACTCGTTGTCATGGGTATTCGTGTCATTTTCGCCGCCATTCCTCGCCTCTCCctgggcatcatcgtcgtcaggcgccgcagccgctgtcgccgcagctgcctgggccgcggcagccgcctcaGCCTCCCGCTGGCGATTCTCctcggccctcgcctcggcctccaGGTTGGCAATGTGCCGCTCTGCAACTCCGGGCGCAATGCTTGCCAGGAACAGCAGGCCCGCTCGCTCCAGTCGTCGCACTTGCCCTGTAAGCCAGCCTTCGCGCCCCCGTCTGTCGGCCACCAGCCGCGCGGCCATCTGCTCCGGATTCGGTTCTCTGTCATCCCCGCGCTGGATCCGCTGCACGCCACGTGGATGCTCAAGAGCCGGTAGAATGTTCTCGATATGTCTGCCAATCGGCCGCCAAGCGTTCTCGGCCACACCGTTGAGAAGCCCAGTGCTCAAAACGAATGCAAAGACGGCCATACAGATGATGGTCAACCACCTTGACCAGCTTGAGTCTGGCGATGTGAAGAACCATACGAAGAGACCGAGCCGGAATATGAGCCACATGTGAGGCCAAagctgaagaagaaggggagggagacCGGCTGCGGGAGGATTTCCTGGATGCACAGGCTGGAGGGGCTGCTGAACATTCGCGGGAGCTGGAGGTTCCGGATGAGGATTGTGCCCCCGATCTTGGGTTTGGTTTTGAGCGAGGTTGAGTTGCTGGGCTCCGGATGCTGCGTTGACAGGCCCTCTAACCCCCGACAGATATGGCCAACTCTGCTGTGACCTGAGCCGAGGCGTAAAGTATGTCTCTGAAGTGGAGGGGTTGAATAGGATAGCTCGTGGACCCTCAGGCGACATGAGAATGTAGACTTGAGAACCAGAGCTTGCCCGGACGTTGGCACTCCCAGAGCTGTTGGCCGCGTTCACGCCAGAGCCATCCGCTGAGGCCCAGGCGCGTGCTGCCTCTGCCCACCTTGCCTCGTGATCTGGGGTGATCCGGCCATTGCTAGCGACTGCGGAACCATACCCAAAGGCTGGAGTCGTCACGCCGGGCTGGAAAAACTGTCGATTGTGTAGCGTGTGTAGCGACGTCCCTGACGCAGTACGATGCAAGGCATGTGCCATATCGGTTGGGGCCCGGTTGTCACCTTGGCTTCGGAAAATGCCCTGCGGATCGGCAGAAGGCTGCCCGGCATAGACTCGCGCCGCAACTTCGTTTTGTAGAGCCAGATATGCGTTCGGGCTGGCTCTCCCGCTAGCGGATTCCTGACCTGAGGCGGTGCCATTGGGGGTACCCTGGTCGCCAATGCCCCTCATGCCCATCTGAGCTCTTCCACGCTGGTTTTGGCTTACCCGAGCCCTGAACATAGCTTCCCGCTGGAGGTGGGCATCTCGCTGTACTTGCGTCAACCAATTGGTCATGTTTTGGTGTTGATGTTGAAAGGCCGCGGCTTGTTCGTGCGTGTACTGCGGCGGGACATTGTAAGCGtgtggcggcgctggtgatGGCCCGCGATGCCCCTGTAGCGGTATGGCGGAATGCGAGACTTGTATCCTGGGCAAGCCATCCGGTCCTACTTGGGGAGACTGCGAGCGAGGCCTTGAACTTGAAGCCCTGGCCGCATttgggggcgtcggcgtatGCGTGTCTGTGGTTTCTCGTATGACGAGGTGAATCGTCTGTCGGTCGGGCGTTCGAAGCTGGAGGACAGACACGGATTAGCTAAATCAAAGCAGAAGGGGGAGTGGCTAGCGAGTCAATGACGAGAATTACTCACAACATCAGCACCGAAAATGTCGAGCAAGCTTTCCGAATCACGGAGGAGGGCTCGTCCGCGGTGAATCAGGCGCTGGTTTTCGTCTGCGGGCCGGAGAGGAAGGGCATCTCGAATACGATGCTTTAATTGCTTGATGGTGGTCGTGGAGGGGAGGTCGGGAAAGAGCAGCGGGCGATTCACGCCGACTGACGGCGATACGACCTggaggttgacgacgagctgttCGGGCGGCGTGAGGCCGGCGTTGATAGCTATGGGCGCGCTCGTCATCTTGTGCGACTGACTGACCGGCACGCCACCCGGACCGAGCAGGATTCGAGGGGATGTCGACGAGCGATAGCAGGGTGATGTGTTGTTCTAAGGAGCCGCGTGCGGACACTGCTGGTAATAAGACGTGTCCGTACAGATCATGTCAGACACGCAGACTGCGGAAGGCTGCCGTCTGGCAGGAGATGcacgaggcgacggcgttggagAAGGGCCAGGCAGAAACAATGAGAGCGCAGGGTCACAGAGCTTGTGCGACCTCGGAACACTAATAGAAACAAGAATATACAGAAGAGAGAAACGTGCCGGATCAGCGCATCGTCGGAAGCGGAGTCTAGACTAGACGCGAGACGTGCAAGAAGAAGACCGGTGGCATCTCAAACGGGTGCGTTACGTTGTTCTTCCACGGTGGCAGGATGATgaggtacgtaggtacttGTTCAAGGTACCCAAGGTACTTCCGTCAATGCAGTGCAGCCGCACGAGTGACTGCCCGAGGTGCAGCCCAGGGCGGTGGCTGCCTGGGCCGCCTAAAAGGTAAGGCGGGTAGGTACTTGGTACCTTACTGATTCGGGGCTTGACCCCAGATGGACGGCGGGAAGCTACCTGGGCTTTCAGCGGTATTTGGCAGGTAGGGTACTTGCCCAAGGGGGGTCTTGGAGGGTCCGTCTCGGGAGATTACCTCCAGTATGGACGCCTGGCACTTGGGGCGACTTCGGCAGGCACGCGACTCTGGGACGCGCCGCCTTCAACTGCAGAGATAAGGGTGCGTCGCCTTTTTCAGCGCGGTCTCGCGGATGGAAAATTAGAGCATTGTTGGAGGAACCACGATGCGCCTTGCCATTTGAAGCGCACGGCGTGGCCGGTGACAGCCGCCCATTATATTACGTATGTGCTACAGAGGTTAGGAACAAATAATGCTCTCACGTGTATCATCATCCAGTGGTGGTTACCCTATGAGGCATCTTGTTCTGCTGAAGGGAACCACCTGGGCAGTCAGGGCGGATCCATACTtttgccggcgccgaccaccTGTTTTCCACGGGCTAATAAAGCTGCACCTCAGCTGTAAGTAGGTATgttgtacttcgtacgtcaGCGACACCTCAGTGGACCAACAATGGGCCCTCCGCCCAGGCAGGCCTCGCAACATCTTCCATCACCCTCAACCGGGCGAGCCATGGCCAGTGCATCTGACCCTTAGAACTCCATAACTGCACCACGAAATCTTGATCGGAGCGAGTTGAGTCTCTGCTCACAATGGCCGCTACGCTGGGGCTGGGCCCTCGCCCGTTCGTGCACGGCCACGCGCTGGCAAGTCTCAACGGCCGCTTCGTCAAGTCCGCGCCTCGACATGCGACGCCTCTCCTCGCCCACGCACGATGCCCTGGCCGTGCGCCTTGCGCCGCGCGCAACTTCTCCTCCCGCCCTGGCAAGCGACCGCGCTTCTCCCAGCGCCTAAGCGAAGCCCTCCGCAACAGCAAGATCCAATGGTACCAAATCCCCGTCGGGCTGGGCATTGGTTTTCTCGGCCTGTTGCAGTTCTACAAGGTCTCCGCCCGGGAGCAGGAGAAGAGACGTGCGGAGCAAGAGGGCGAAGTTCCCGGCGGGCAGCCCAAGCCGCGCCCGCGGGTGCGTCCGGAGGGTCCATGGCAGGTTCAAGTCATGTCAACTTTGCCTCTGAAAGCCATCTCGCGGTTGTGGGGCAAGTTTAACGAGCTCACAATCCCATACTATCTGCGCGTGCCTGGCTTCAAGCTCTACTCCTTCATATTCGGCGTCAAGTAAGTTCCAAGGCGTCTCCGGGAGTACACTGGACTAAGTCACTGACAATgacgcagcctcgacgaagTGGCCGAACCCGACCTCCACGTATACCCCAATTTGGCCGCATTCTTCTATCGAACCCTCAAACCCGGCGTTCGCCCGCTTGATCCTGACACCAATGCGCTAGTATCTCCTGCTGACGGCAAAATCCTTCAATATGGCCGGATTGAAGGCGGTGATATCGAGCAGGTCAAGGGCATGACGTACAGCATTGATGCGCTGCTCGGGAAGAATACACCGACTTCCAGTATTCGAAGTGGCTCCTCTGGCCACAGCCAGCTCGAGCCGAGCCATCGCGAGCGCCACGGTGACGAAGAGATTATCAAACAAGAGGAGGAGTTTGCCAAGGTCAATGGCATTTCGTACACGCTGCCTGATCTGTTGTCCGGCCCGAGCCACGGTAAAGCGGATCATGCCGCAACGGACGAGTCGACCGAGGTTTCGCAGCGCGCAGTCTCTGAAGTTCGCGCCGAGCTAGCCCTGGGGGAGAAGCCGTGGTATGATATTCTCtccgaggacaaggccagCGCCCTGTACTACGCCGTCATTTACCTGGCTCCGGGCGATTACCACCGCTTCCACTCTCCAACCAACTGGGTCGTGGAGCGGAGACGACACTTTGCCGGGGAACTGTACAGCGTTTCCCCATATCTACAGCGGACGCTGCCCGGTCTGTTCACTTTGAACGAACGCGTTGTGTTGCTTGGCCGCTGGCGGTATGGCTTCTTCAGTTATATACCTGTCGGCGCCACCAACGTTGGCTCTATCAAGGTCAACTTTGACCGCGAGCTACGCACCAACAGCCTGACGACAGACACAGCGGccgaccacgccgccgacgaggcagcgAAGCGCGGCGAGCCGTACCTTGGGTTTTCAGAAGCTACGTACGAGGGGGCCAGCACGGTCCTGCATGGCCACGCGCTGAGGAGAGGTGACGAGATGGGAGGGTTCCAGCTCGGCAGCACCATTGTCCTCGTTTTTGAGGCACCACGGGAGAGGCACGAAGAGCACAAACCGGTGTCGGGGTGGGAGTGGTGTGTTGAGAAAGGACAAAAGATACGTATGGGCCAGGCACTGGGACGTATCTTGCCGGAATAGCGTCCGCGGCACGGGGTACGGCTCTGGGCGCGAAGGAAGAGGTGGGACTTGCATCACGTCTTGGCGAGATGGGCCGGGCATTGTACATGTATTATATCCAACTCGTTTGTCACGATCCCTACCCGTTGGGTCGATGTCGGGGTGTCGACCAACCCTTGGAAATGGACTGGTCGTCTTCATCATGACGCACTTGAACGAACGAAGAACGCATATGAACAGTAGTTGATCATTCAAACGTATATATTATCCATGTGAGTCGCTGAAATCATATGCCCATCGTACCCCGTGATGAAGAAACTCCGGCGTAAATGCGTCTAGCATGTCGCTGATCTAGCCCTCCACACCCAACAGCGTGTTCCTggtcggcgcggccggcgtcttAAGCACCGAAAACCTTGACACGCTCCTCAACAGGCTGGAACGTCTTCTCGCCGGGCTCGCTGACCTTGCCGCCAAAGACGAGCTGGGCGTTGAGCTTCCAGGTCTCGGGGAGGCCCCAGGTGGAGGCGACCTTTTGGTCGATGAGGGGGCTGTAGTGCTGCAggttggcgccgaggccctcgagctcgagggcggtcCAGAGCAGCCACTGCTGCATGGCGTTGCTCTGGGCGGCCCAGGGGGGGAAGCGGTCGGCGTAGACGGAGAACTTGGCCTGCATGCTGCGgacgacgtcctcgtcgtcgaagaagaggatggtgccggcggcgcccttgaACATGGCCATCTTGTCGCCGGTGGGCTTCCAGTTGGCCTCGGGGACGATGTCGcggaggatggcggcggtcaTGTCCCACAGCTTGtcgtgctcggcgccgaggaggacgacggcgcgggtGGTCTGGGAGTTGAAGGACGAGGGCGTGTGCAGCGTCGCCTCGTTGACGAGCTCCTGGATGCGGCTCGGGGAGATGGTGAGCTGCTTGGTCAGGGGGTagtggctgcggcgcgccttggccagctggAAGAGGGTGTCGGCGGTGTGCTTGACGGCAGACATTGTGCGGGTTGTTTGTTCGAGGTTTCTTGGGCCTTGTGCGTGGGAGATGGTTTGGCTGGTTTTACAGAGATCCGGGGAgctttctctctctctctctctctctctcgcgtcGTTTTTGTAGAGTgaagagggcgaggggcCTTGAGGAGGGGCTGGCTTATAAGAGAGCCGATGGCCAACAAAGTGTTGTTGGTTGAGCCTTCGATATatcgtagtagtagtagagggtacgaagtaagggaggggggaagatGTAATGTTGGTTGTTGCTCCGGGTTGCTGTTCTGCAAAACGACAATTCACATCTAGGACGAGAGACGGGAGACAGACAGCTTGTTAAATACCAATTTGCACGACCCAAGATCTTCAAAAAGTCAATCTACTACTATCGCGCTTGGAGGGcgggtaggtaggtactgtaggtagGCTGGTCCCACAGAATGGCACGCTGCGGGACCTGAATAGGCatgcgacgaggaggaaccTAAttttttctcttcttttcctttcttCTTAGCCGATGATGCTACGATGAGCAAGCCCGCCTAGACGCGAATTACTCAGTCCACATGGGGAATCGGGGGACCGCCCGactcgcatcgtcgtccctcgtcctcgctggaCGGGAATAAAATGCCGtgtccgacggcgacgcctgCCGgagtggggggggggggcagggccGGTCAATGACGGAATAGTGGGCGGAAATGTTTTGAGCGGAGCGGGACCGGGGGTGGGGGGCCTCTTTCGCAGTGACCGGGACGCCTGCTGATTGATGCTGAGAAAAGCGACAAAAACCCGTTCCTTTGGGGTTCCGGGCGGGGCacgtggcgggcgagcgaccGCTTTGGGGCAGTTTGTCAGCAGCGCACCAACCCGGCTTTCTCTGCCGACTGGGTCGTTCCGTGGATCTGTGTGTGCCAGGGCGCACACGGGCAGCAGAGGGGAGGTCATTCATCAGCGATGCTTCAgctggggccggccggccgcccgaaCACCCCACGGACTTTCTGGCGCCTTTGTCATAGCCGCGCGGGATggcatggcgcgcgcgcgcatgccGTGGCGTGAAAATATAGGCGGGCGGGGGCCTTGGCGACGCTTCTCCCCCACGGCCCGAGAGATACCTATGTACAGTAGTTACTGTATAGTAGTACAGTATAGTAAGAAATTACATTTCTTACGTCGCGCAACATGCAGACTACATGGGTGCACAGTCTTTTGCACTTGCCTCCCCCATGCTCTGCGAATGCGAAGGCCGTTATTTGCGAATGCGAGCGAGCACTCACAATCACCCGGTGACATGGCGCACGCGGGGGGAACACGCCGTGTGTAAAGCAAGCCATCAGGCGAACCGGGGGGCTCCAAGCCCACATGCAATGGCATTAGGTatgggacggacggactcCCCGCCGGCTCGCTCAGCTGCTGCATGCCACACGCGGGCTTGCCCTCGTTTCGGGTCGCGATGGTGCCCATGTCAACCTGCTGGCCTGGCTCTGACTGAGCCCGGGGACGGATATACGTGCGTGCTTTCGTAGTATCTCTGATGCTGCCCAAGTCGATCCAGCGGCGATGGGCATATATCACCGTTTCGCGCGCACCCACCCTTTGTAAAGTTGACAGCATCTGATGTGCCAGAGATCAAGGCTCTAGTACTGAAGCTTGACCATGAATCCCGGTTGACCATGAAGCCCGGTCTTGATTCGTGGCAAGCCACATGTTGGTCCCTCGCCTGTCTTGTGTACTTGGTAAATGCATCCCGCTCGGTCCGCCGAGGTTATTGTTCCTGGACCAGGGGCGGGGGGTTGATTTATAGCCTGTGCTCTATGCTTCACGCTCGGCCATCTGGAGAGATCCCTTCTTTGTATCTACATCTGAACGAGAGGGCATCTAGGGatcgctgccgcccggcccgccctTCATGTCCTGTTGAGAcggggcgaggacgcggcagAGTGGGATGGGCAGCTTGCCGTCAGCCAACAACGTCCACGCGAAGCAGTTCGAAAAAAGCCTGCGCGTGCACCGTGTACGTCGAAGTTGAATTGGTGACATAGGCGTACAGTACGGTATTGTACAGTATCGTTCATGTGCAGAGTAGCTGCTGTTTGTCAGGACTCTGTGCTTACCACAAGGTGGGAAAGAAGCGTCGCAGCCACTTTCCGCTCCCGCTTCCGCTTCCGAGCCGAGcgggggccgcggcgcctcaaGCCTTTATCGGGACCGGGCGGCGTGAGCCCGGGGAGTTGGCGGTACGTGCTAACCCAGACAGAGCCGTTGGCAGCCCTCCAGGTTGAATGGGGGAAGAGTTCGCTCGCTTACCATACTCGTCAAACGTTCTTTAGTTCGTAGGAATAATAGCCACTCGTTGATACGCCGAAACAAGGATCCCATCAGGAACAACAACTTAGGCTGTACTTGATATAAATGAACGCGGTCATTTGCTCACATCGACTCGTTCATAGTGAAGTTGACTGGCGGCTAAAGCACAAATTATCTTCGAGTCATCTCAAGACCAGCCATCCAGGAGTACATCCGATTCATCCTAAAGAGCAACGACTGTATCGACAATAGAATGTCAACCACAGTATCTCCAGTGCAGGGTAAGATTGAtggagcccgagcccgcctTGGTCcgcacgacgacaacaccgGCCGGTGCaaggccttcttcctcctccccacaTCCCGCTTTTATAGGTCCCGCATTGTCACTCGCCAACAAacgccctcccccctctctctcgaTTGGAAGCCGTGTTCCCTCCCGAGTCCAGCTGCTGGTGCAAGTCAGCCCCAAGCtgggacacacacacgacaAATACACCACAGGCGCACATGGCACCTCCCCTGAGGTCTTCCCCCCAatgccccccctcccccgggaTTCACCCCCTCGGAATGGCCCCGTCCGGCATCTTTTCGTGCTGGGAATAGACATGGTTGTTCCCCCGCCGCACCGCTGCAGGAGACGCCTCCCAGGGTCCCACACCCCCTTCCCGGCGCCGCGATGATGAGGGGAGCCAGT contains the following coding sequences:
- a CDS encoding uncharacterized protein (EggNog:ENOG503P3D4~TransMembrane:2 (i468-486o492-517i)~COG:U), coding for MTSAPIAINAGLTPPEQLVVNLQVVSPSVGVNRPLLFPDLPSTTTIKQLKHRIRDALPLRPADENQRLIHRGRALLRDSESLLDIFGADVLRTPDRQTIHLVIRETTDTHTPTPPNAARASSSRPRSQSPQVGPDGLPRIQVSHSAIPLQGHRGPSPAPPHAYNVPPQYTHEQAAAFQHQHQNMTNWLTQVQRDAHLQREAMFRARVSQNQRGRAQMGMRGIGDQGTPNGTASGQESASGRASPNAYLALQNEVAARVYAGQPSADPQGIFRSQGDNRAPTDMAHALHRTASGTSLHTLHNRQFFQPGVTTPAFGYGSAVASNGRITPDHEARWAEAARAWASADGSGVNAANSSGSANVRASSGSQVYILMSPEGPRAILFNPSTSETYFTPRLRSQQSWPYLSGVRGPVNAASGAQQLNLAQNQTQDRGHNPHPEPPAPANVQQPLQPVHPGNPPAAGLPPLLLQLWPHMWLIFRLGLFVWFFTSPDSSWSRWLTIICMAVFAFVLSTGLLNGVAENAWRPIGRHIENILPALEHPRGVQRIQRGDDREPNPEQMAARLVADRRGREGWLTGQVRRLERAGLLFLASIAPGVAERHIANLEAEARAEENRQREAEAAAAAQAAAATAAAAPDDDDAQGEARNGGENDTNTHDNE
- the PSD1 gene encoding Phosphatidylserine decarboxylase (BUSCO:EOG092639H5~EggNog:ENOG503NZD1~COG:I~TransMembrane:1 (o76-96i)), with the translated sequence MAATLGLGPRPFVHGHALASLNGRFVKSAPRHATPLLAHARCPGRAPCAARNFSSRPGKRPRFSQRLSEALRNSKIQWYQIPVGLGIGFLGLLQFYKVSAREQEKRRAEQEGEVPGGQPKPRPRVRPEGPWQVQVMSTLPLKAISRLWGKFNELTIPYYLRVPGFKLYSFIFGVNLDEVAEPDLHVYPNLAAFFYRTLKPGVRPLDPDTNALVSPADGKILQYGRIEGGDIEQVKGMTYSIDALLGKNTPTSSIRSGSSGHSQLEPSHRERHGDEEIIKQEEEFAKVNGISYTLPDLLSGPSHGKADHAATDESTEVSQRAVSEVRAELALGEKPWYDILSEDKASALYYAVIYLAPGDYHRFHSPTNWVVERRRHFAGELYSVSPYLQRTLPGLFTLNERVVLLGRWRYGFFSYIPVGATNVGSIKVNFDRELRTNSLTTDTAADHAADEAAKRGEPYLGFSEATYEGASTVLHGHALRRGDEMGGFQLGSTIVLVFEAPRERHEEHKPVSGWEWCVEKGQKIRMGQALGRILPE
- the FRM2 gene encoding type II nitroreductase (COG:S~EggNog:ENOG503P1VX), with the translated sequence MSAVKHTADTLFQLAKARRSHYPLTKQLTISPSRIQELVNEATLHTPSSFNSQTTRAVVLLGAEHDKLWDMTAAILRDIVPEANWKPTGDKMAMFKGAAGTILFFDDEDVVRSMQAKFSVYADRFPPWAAQSNAMQQWLLWTALELEGLGANLQHYSPLIDQKVASTWGLPETWKLNAQLVFGGKVSEPGEKTFQPVEERVKVFGA